A single genomic interval of Lathyrus oleraceus cultivar Zhongwan6 chromosome 7, CAAS_Psat_ZW6_1.0, whole genome shotgun sequence harbors:
- the LOC127104410 gene encoding mannan endo-1,4-beta-mannosidase 2, whose amino-acid sequence MAGNGLFYPLFGFASVVLLIYMSFGDVKMGFEEDVELSFVERKGSQFVLDGKAFYINGWNSYWFMVQSVDHYTRPRVREMLKAGAKMGLTVCRTWAFNDGDYNALQTSPGVFSEEAFRALDYVIAEARRHRIRLLLSLVNNLQAYGGKDQYVKWAWQEGVGLSSSNDSFFYDPSIKSYFKTYVKAILTRKNTITGIEYRHDPIIFGWELINEPRCLTDPSGDTLQEWIEEMSTFVKLIDKKHLVTIGLEGFYGPNDPKRLTVNPPEGWASRLGSDFIRNSQTSNIDFTSVHIYPDHWFHKQNFEVYMKFLTKWMLSHIEDGDNVLKKPVLFSEYGLSDTIKNFSLSDRERMYKTILDISHKSARKNQSGAGALVWQFLVGGMSDLIDDFGMVPWERPSTYSLFIQHSCRLAHVNKGLTHRNPSFKQVC is encoded by the exons ATGGCTGGAAATGGTTTATTTTATCCGTTATTTGGTTTTGCATCGGTTGTGCTTTTGATTTACATGTCATTTGGGGATGTAAAGATGGGTTTTGAGGAAGATGTTGAATTGAGTTTTGTGGAGAGGAAGGGTTCTCAGTTTGTGTTGGATGGGAAAGCTTTTTACATTAATGGGTGGAACTCTTATTGGTTTATGGTTCAATCGGTGGATCATTATACAAGACCTAGGGTGCGTGAAATGCTCAAAGCTGGGGCTAAAATGGGTTTAACTGTTTGTAGAACTTGGGCTTTTAATGATGGTGACTATAATGCCCTTCAGACTTCACCTGGTGTTTTTAGTGAAGAAGCTTTCAGG GCCTTGGACTATGTCATAGCGGAAGCAAGGAGACATCGAATTAGGCTGCTTCTCAGCTTAGTAAATAACTTGCAAGCATATGGTGGAAAGGATCAATATGTGAAGTGGGCGTGGCAAGAAGGAGTAGGGTTAAGTTCATCTAATGATTCGTTCTTCTATGATCCATCAATAAAAAGTTATTTCAAAACTTATGTCAAG GCTATTCTTACAAGAAAGAATACTATTACTGGAATTGAATATAGACATGATCCTATCATTTTTGGTTGGGAATTGATTAATGAACCGCGGTGTTTAACTGATCCTTCTGGCGATACTCTCCAA GAGTGGATAGAGGAGATGTCAACTTTTGTCAAATTGATCGACAAGAAACATCTGGTTACTATCGGGCTTGAAGGTTTTTATGGTCCTAATGACCCGAAAAGATTGACTGTTAATCCACCGGAGGGATGGGCGTCCAGACTTGGATCTGATTTTATTAGGAACTCCCAAACCTCAAATATTGACTTCACCTCTGTCCATATCTATCCTGACCATTG GTTTCATAAGCAAAATTTTGAAGTCTATATGAAATTTCTCACCAAGTGGATGCTTTCTCACATTGAAGATGGTGATAATGTATTGAAGAAACCTGTTTTGTTTTCTGAATATGGATTATCAGACACAATCAAGAACTTTTCACTGTCTGACCGCGAAAGGATGTACAAAACAATATTAGACATATCCCACAAATCTGCTAGGAAAAACCAGTCCGGTGCAGGTGCATTGGTTTGGCAGTTCTTAGTCGGCGGAATGTCAGATTTAATCGATGATTTCGGAATGGTACCGTGGGAAAGGCCATCAACCTATTCACTATTTATTCAACATTCATGCAGATTAGCTCATGTGAACAAGGGATTGACTCATCGGAACCCGAGTTTCAAACAAGTGTGTTAG